A window of the Nitrosopumilus ureiphilus genome harbors these coding sequences:
- a CDS encoding heme transporter CcmC, with the protein MKKLVGLFLVLAVIVVIPAVQSAFAAGDEPGEYLDRRVIIWNLFFKMMTIAFVVGAVVSGTIIWQCWRFRESHPNAKPTPYEGTDW; encoded by the coding sequence ATGAAGAAATTGGTCGGATTATTCTTGGTATTGGCAGTTATAGTGGTAATTCCAGCTGTACAGTCAGCATTTGCTGCAGGTGATGAACCTGGAGAATACCTCGATCGTAGAGTGATTATCTGGAACTTGTTTTTTAAAATGATGACTATAGCATTTGTAGTCGGAGCTGTAGTATCTGGCACTATTATTTGGCAATGTTGGAGATTTAGAGAATCTCATCCAAATGCAAAACCAACTCCATATGAGGGGACGGACTGGTAA
- a CDS encoding cytochrome c oxidase subunit I → MVLELQKPRPIWQIMFSTHHTDVGLLYLITSLGFLFLGGALALAIRAELFLPGAQIIGDAMTFNRIFTVHGTTLIFLFILPFASSVGNYFVPLMVRYKDMAYPKLNAIAFWMIPPAGALIWLGFADFTWYATPPYSIISAPGPAADMWIFGLKILGISSVLGAINFIVTILKCKHPDMSIGQVPLLAWSFLSSSLIILVAIPTFAAALLMLLTDRLGVSGFFNPAMGGDPIAYAHLFWFTFHPEVYVLVIPAIGMMYEIIPRFSRKPIHSYNSGIFAFVLLSIVGFSSWAHHMYATGMSFTEKTVFMVGTLAAVPASALHVFNFLATMWNGRIKFATPMMWAVGGIALFFSAGAGGVANAAMPLDFQTHDSYWVVGHFHLFVMGTIAFGSIGFLYYMFPYVTGRMYNESMGKVHFVMSFIGTVMVFFTQHVLGLYGMPRRIFDYPPIPEWIAMNQIATVGAMIIGVSMVVFLANMIYSSGKGKLANTEDPFGVGGKYYYPFEAKNPSH, encoded by the coding sequence ATGGTTCTGGAACTACAAAAGCCACGTCCAATTTGGCAAATAATGTTTTCAACCCATCACACTGATGTGGGTTTACTTTACCTAATTACATCATTAGGATTTTTGTTCTTAGGTGGCGCATTAGCTCTTGCAATTAGAGCAGAGTTATTCTTACCCGGTGCACAGATTATTGGGGATGCAATGACCTTTAACAGAATCTTTACTGTTCACGGTACCACATTGATCTTTTTGTTTATCTTGCCATTTGCATCTTCAGTTGGTAATTACTTTGTTCCACTTATGGTTAGATACAAAGACATGGCATATCCGAAACTCAACGCAATTGCATTCTGGATGATTCCACCAGCTGGTGCACTCATCTGGTTGGGCTTTGCAGACTTTACATGGTATGCAACACCACCATATTCAATCATCAGTGCTCCAGGTCCAGCCGCTGACATGTGGATATTTGGATTAAAGATCTTGGGTATCTCATCAGTGCTTGGTGCCATCAACTTTATCGTCACAATTCTCAAATGTAAACATCCAGACATGTCAATTGGACAAGTTCCACTTTTGGCATGGTCATTTTTGTCATCCTCTTTGATTATTCTCGTTGCAATTCCAACATTTGCTGCGGCACTCTTAATGTTACTTACTGACAGACTTGGCGTTAGTGGATTCTTCAATCCTGCAATGGGAGGAGATCCAATTGCATATGCTCACTTGTTCTGGTTTACGTTCCATCCAGAGGTATACGTACTAGTCATTCCTGCAATTGGAATGATGTATGAAATCATCCCAAGATTTTCAAGAAAACCAATTCACAGCTACAACTCTGGAATCTTTGCATTTGTACTATTGTCTATTGTAGGATTTTCATCATGGGCACACCACATGTACGCAACTGGCATGTCATTTACTGAAAAAACGGTCTTTATGGTAGGAACCCTTGCAGCAGTTCCAGCATCTGCTTTACATGTCTTTAACTTTTTAGCAACAATGTGGAATGGTAGAATCAAATTTGCAACACCAATGATGTGGGCAGTTGGAGGAATTGCATTGTTCTTCTCTGCAGGTGCAGGCGGTGTGGCAAATGCTGCCATGCCATTGGATTTCCAAACACATGACTCATACTGGGTAGTTGGCCACTTTCATCTCTTTGTGATGGGTACCATTGCATTTGGTTCAATTGGTTTCCTCTACTACATGTTCCCATATGTTACAGGAAGAATGTACAATGAATCAATGGGCAAAGTCCACTTTGTCATGTCATTCATTGGAACTGTAATGGTATTCTTTACACAACACGTACTTGGCTTGTATGGAATGCCAAGAAGAATTTTCGATTATCCTCCAATTCCAGAATGGATTGCTATGAACCAGATTGCAACTGTTGGTGCCATGATTATTGGTGTCAGCATGGTAGTCTTCTTGGCAAACATGATTTACAGTTCTGGAAAAGGAAAACTTGCAAATACCGAAGATCCATTCGGCGTAGGTGGCAAGTACTACTATCCATTTGAGGCAAAGAACCCATCACACTAG
- a CDS encoding plastocyanin/azurin family copper-binding protein — protein MSHENNQTIYRTTSARTGKMMIIMLGICIVGGVIFFSMWDYWISSPAPVVAMMAGKADDLAPAAQTGKTITQDLSFIESSDFRTLAFNALPGEPDNNPTINMNVGDKVVFNVVNDGKSFHALGVTKDTEGFGGIVPGSEVGSASKPLKPGEDGTAEFIAGEEGTYYYICTVPGHREQGMVGEIIVGPSQGGGSKAAAPPTGVSHDFTLDFVESSDFRTLAFNALPGEDGHNPEIKVNSGDEVTITANNLGKSFHAFGVVSNPEDFNSIVMNSAIAAASNPLKPGEGGSVTFTAGAPGTYYYICTVPGHALQGMQGSFIVE, from the coding sequence ATGAGTCACGAGAATAACCAAACAATTTACAGGACAACTTCAGCTAGAACTGGAAAAATGATGATAATCATGTTAGGAATTTGTATTGTAGGCGGAGTTATCTTCTTTTCAATGTGGGACTATTGGATTTCATCCCCAGCCCCAGTTGTTGCGATGATGGCAGGAAAAGCAGACGATTTAGCACCTGCAGCGCAAACAGGAAAAACAATTACACAGGATCTTTCGTTTATAGAGTCCTCTGACTTTAGGACTTTGGCCTTTAATGCATTACCTGGAGAGCCTGATAACAATCCAACAATTAACATGAATGTTGGAGATAAAGTTGTGTTTAACGTTGTCAATGATGGTAAATCATTTCATGCTCTTGGTGTAACAAAAGATACCGAAGGCTTTGGTGGAATAGTTCCTGGCAGTGAGGTAGGATCAGCATCAAAGCCATTAAAGCCAGGAGAGGACGGAACTGCAGAATTTATCGCAGGTGAGGAGGGAACTTACTATTACATCTGTACAGTTCCAGGTCATAGAGAACAAGGAATGGTAGGAGAGATCATCGTTGGTCCTTCACAAGGTGGTGGCTCAAAAGCTGCAGCACCACCAACCGGTGTGTCTCATGATTTTACTTTGGACTTTGTAGAATCCAGTGACTTTAGGACTTTGGCATTTAACGCATTACCCGGAGAGGATGGACATAATCCAGAAATTAAAGTAAATTCTGGCGATGAAGTGACTATTACGGCTAATAATCTAGGAAAATCATTTCACGCATTTGGAGTTGTTTCAAATCCTGAAGACTTTAACAGTATAGTGATGAATTCAGCAATTGCAGCAGCATCAAACCCATTAAAACCAGGTGAAGGTGGCAGTGTTACATTTACTGCTGGTGCGCCGGGAACTTACTATTACATCTGTACTGTTCCAGGCCATGCATTGCAGGGCATGCAAGGTAGTTTCATAGTAGAATAA
- a CDS encoding COX15/CtaA family protein, translating to MAIQYLALATMIVLYSLMFVGGYVSAAGLGLTCPEWPLCPDGVLPSEEYLIEWIHRFVAATTASLVAATMIASWLNKNADKKIKFTSTFASALVITQITLGALVIDMKLHAVLVAIHLGVGILLFSMVLLTTLFAFRISRMTVKSTV from the coding sequence TTGGCAATTCAATATCTTGCACTAGCGACAATGATTGTTTTGTATTCTCTAATGTTTGTTGGAGGATATGTTTCAGCTGCTGGACTTGGGCTGACTTGTCCTGAATGGCCTTTGTGTCCTGATGGTGTCCTGCCTTCTGAAGAGTATCTTATTGAATGGATTCATAGATTTGTTGCTGCTACCACTGCAAGCTTAGTTGCTGCAACAATGATTGCAAGCTGGCTAAATAAAAATGCTGATAAAAAGATCAAGTTCACTAGTACATTTGCATCTGCATTGGTAATTACACAAATCACATTAGGTGCGCTTGTAATTGATATGAAACTTCATGCTGTCCTAGTTGCGATTCACCTTGGAGTTGGAATACTGTTGTTTTCAATGGTGTTGCTGACTACCTTGTTTGCATTTAGAATTTCTAGGATGACTGTAAAATCTACAGTTTAG
- a CDS encoding SRPBCC family protein — MTLVTKSIDIKTPVENVFTYFARPEHVSDQIKNDTVGMTVVPMDIKEGMGVGTTFRIIGDFSGKRLEWDCETTEFIRNEKITAKQIEGPFKKWQITNEFKALGNNLTRVTMSVDYDMPFGPLGAILDKAKFAKSAEKGMETALYNVRGLLEGNGSIPVYITLDAYQKLLAEKKKMNDVPVSTALTAIIEKYNEIEAKTQN; from the coding sequence TTGACCCTCGTTACAAAATCAATCGATATTAAAACACCTGTGGAGAATGTTTTTACCTACTTTGCAAGACCAGAACACGTCTCTGACCAAATCAAAAATGACACAGTAGGCATGACAGTAGTTCCTATGGATATCAAAGAAGGAATGGGTGTTGGTACAACCTTTAGAATTATCGGTGACTTTAGCGGTAAACGTCTAGAGTGGGATTGTGAGACAACTGAATTCATCAGAAACGAAAAGATCACAGCAAAACAAATTGAAGGTCCATTCAAGAAATGGCAAATCACAAATGAATTCAAGGCACTAGGAAATAATCTCACCAGAGTAACCATGTCAGTAGATTATGATATGCCATTTGGTCCACTAGGGGCAATCTTGGATAAAGCAAAATTTGCAAAATCTGCTGAGAAAGGAATGGAAACTGCTCTTTACAACGTTAGAGGTTTACTAGAAGGAAATGGTTCAATTCCAGTTTACATCACACTAGATGCATACCAAAAACTTCTTGCCGAAAAGAAAAAGATGAACGATGTTCCAGTTTCAACTGCACTTACAGCAATTATTGAAAAGTACAACGAAATTGAAGCAAAAACCCAAAACTAA
- a CDS encoding ArnT family glycosyltransferase — protein sequence MKKKYVILIPLILASFIHLLNPVGYPEVFFDEGIYMRRAMNTIDTGNPQEGYLYDHPYFGQILLAGVLQITNYPPDTSTEPGSLQNLYLIPRLFMGLIAVLNTFLVYLIAKEKFNCNVALLSSTLFAVMPYTWVFNRILLDSMLLPFLLASILLAIHFAKPQSKMWIAPLSGIFLGLAIFTKVPAFVFIPLVIWLVFQKRRKYSDMLVWIIPVLLIPMLWPANSIVLNQFDLWIKDVLWQTQRSNSILEIIGSFLIIDPVLFVLGMTGIAYSAITRNKFVLIWFVPFVAFLSLIGFKQYFHWIPIIPILCIGASIWLLDIPKKIRYLQSKTIHLIILASLVVFGLTSTILVITHDISLNQFEALSYVIENQEENSTILASPVYSWILYDVFGVDNVPKDYAMILFGPVNTEKITVIADAHFMLDQNRGEKLVKAYNETQSIIVFEGKANDFDTRIYPYTNMRMNIEGFSIDIRTGEWGKQ from the coding sequence ATGAAGAAAAAATATGTAATTCTAATTCCATTAATTCTTGCAAGTTTCATCCATCTTCTAAATCCTGTTGGATATCCTGAAGTTTTCTTTGATGAGGGAATCTACATGCGACGTGCAATGAATACCATTGATACTGGAAATCCTCAGGAGGGTTATCTTTATGACCATCCGTATTTTGGTCAGATTCTTTTAGCAGGTGTTTTACAAATTACAAACTATCCACCTGACACATCCACTGAACCTGGATCCCTCCAGAATCTCTATCTAATTCCAAGATTGTTCATGGGGCTAATTGCAGTACTGAACACTTTTCTTGTATACCTTATTGCAAAAGAAAAGTTCAACTGCAATGTAGCATTACTATCCTCAACTCTATTTGCAGTGATGCCGTACACTTGGGTTTTTAACAGAATACTTCTTGATTCAATGCTTTTACCATTTCTTCTTGCATCTATCCTACTTGCAATACATTTTGCAAAGCCGCAAAGCAAAATGTGGATTGCGCCGTTATCGGGAATTTTTTTAGGCCTTGCAATATTTACTAAAGTTCCAGCATTTGTCTTCATTCCTTTAGTGATATGGTTAGTCTTTCAAAAGAGAAGGAAATACTCTGACATGCTTGTCTGGATAATTCCTGTATTGTTAATTCCGATGCTGTGGCCTGCAAACAGCATTGTCTTGAATCAGTTTGACTTGTGGATTAAAGATGTGTTGTGGCAGACTCAGCGAAGCAACAGCATCTTGGAAATAATTGGATCTTTTTTGATTATTGATCCTGTATTGTTTGTTCTTGGAATGACTGGAATTGCATATTCTGCCATCACACGAAACAAGTTTGTCTTGATATGGTTTGTTCCATTTGTCGCATTCTTGTCGTTAATTGGATTCAAGCAGTACTTTCATTGGATACCAATTATTCCTATTCTGTGCATTGGTGCAAGCATTTGGTTGCTTGATATACCTAAAAAAATCAGATACCTCCAATCAAAAACAATTCATCTAATAATTTTAGCATCACTTGTTGTGTTTGGATTGACTAGTACTATTCTAGTCATTACTCACGATATTTCTCTTAACCAATTTGAAGCACTCTCATATGTAATTGAGAACCAAGAAGAAAATAGTACAATCTTGGCAAGTCCTGTATACTCTTGGATTCTCTATGATGTGTTTGGAGTGGATAATGTTCCCAAAGACTATGCGATGATTCTGTTTGGACCAGTCAACACTGAAAAAATTACAGTCATTGCAGATGCTCATTTTATGCTTGACCAAAATAGAGGGGAAAAACTAGTAAAAGCATACAATGAAACCCAGTCAATAATAGTCTTTGAAGGCAAGGCAAATGACTTTGATACCAGAATCTATCCCTATACCAACATGAGAATGAACATTGAGGGATTCTCAATTGATATCAGAACCGGTGAATGGGGCAAACAATAG
- a CDS encoding glycosyltransferase, producing the protein MQQTEISIILPTYNESKNIWGILEHIQKYIPKDLMTETIVVDDNSPDDTAKIAEDYFHSIKEKTSHTISVIKRNAKKGLSSAILNGIQEASGNTIIVMDSDFSHPPNIIPKMIDTLKQTSCDIVIASRYIKGGSIQGWPFKRKLMSKIATGIAKKGLKIESHDPMSGFFAFKKNIIDGLKFDAIGYKMLLEILVKTKGAKIQEVPYTFTDRKAGSSKLGASTVLDYCKSVWKLYKYGRKVRKDEARTSVRFLSKAARFFTVGASGLGVNYLASMLFATSANIWYLHATVMGIIFSITSNFVLNKYWTFEDRDFSTKRTLVQYGKFAGFSSIGALVQLGMVYYLVDGWDISYPISLTLAVGIAAFSNFILNKKWTFKEKVWS; encoded by the coding sequence TTGCAGCAAACTGAAATTTCAATAATTTTACCTACATATAATGAATCAAAGAACATTTGGGGTATTTTAGAGCACATTCAGAAATATATTCCAAAAGATCTCATGACAGAAACCATAGTTGTAGATGACAACTCTCCGGATGACACTGCAAAAATTGCCGAGGATTATTTTCATTCCATCAAAGAAAAAACTAGCCATACTATTAGCGTCATTAAGAGAAATGCAAAGAAAGGTCTAAGCTCAGCAATTCTCAATGGCATTCAAGAGGCTTCTGGAAATACCATCATAGTGATGGACAGTGACTTTTCTCATCCTCCAAACATAATTCCCAAAATGATTGATACTCTAAAGCAAACAAGTTGCGATATTGTAATTGCTTCACGGTATATCAAGGGAGGCTCCATTCAGGGCTGGCCGTTTAAGCGAAAACTGATGAGCAAGATTGCAACTGGAATTGCAAAAAAAGGATTGAAAATTGAATCCCATGATCCAATGTCTGGGTTTTTTGCCTTTAAGAAAAATATCATTGATGGACTAAAGTTTGATGCGATAGGCTACAAGATGCTGCTTGAGATTCTTGTAAAAACTAAAGGCGCCAAAATACAAGAAGTGCCATATACTTTTACTGACAGAAAAGCCGGTTCAAGTAAACTTGGAGCATCAACTGTTTTAGATTATTGCAAATCTGTCTGGAAACTATACAAGTACGGACGCAAAGTCAGAAAAGATGAAGCAAGAACCTCTGTGAGGTTCCTCTCAAAGGCTGCAAGATTCTTTACGGTTGGAGCATCAGGACTTGGTGTAAACTATCTGGCATCAATGTTGTTTGCAACCAGTGCAAACATCTGGTATCTTCATGCAACTGTAATGGGAATTATATTTTCAATTACCAGTAACTTTGTCCTAAACAAGTATTGGACGTTTGAGGACAGGGATTTTTCTACAAAACGAACCCTTGTTCAGTATGGAAAGTTTGCAGGGTTTAGCTCCATTGGCGCGCTAGTTCAGCTTGGGATGGTATACTATCTTGTAGATGGATGGGATATCTCATATCCAATTTCTCTTACTCTGGCAGTAGGAATTGCAGCATTTAGTAACTTTATTCTAAACAAAAAGTGGACATTCAAGGAAAAAGTTTGGAGTTAG
- a CDS encoding phosphomannose isomerase type II C-terminal cupin domain produces the protein MLMQDHKSLKINKPWGSFEQLTDNETTTVKIITILAGNRTSLQFHEHRSEKWYVLNGEGYAFLKDKQRIQTGDEITIPIKAVHRLEAITDMKILEISYGLFQESDIKRLEDDYVR, from the coding sequence ATGTTGATGCAAGACCACAAATCATTGAAAATCAACAAGCCTTGGGGATCTTTTGAGCAGTTAACTGATAATGAGACCACAACAGTCAAAATAATAACTATACTTGCAGGTAATAGAACCAGTCTCCAGTTTCATGAGCACAGATCTGAAAAGTGGTATGTTCTAAACGGAGAAGGGTATGCATTTCTCAAAGACAAACAAAGAATTCAGACAGGAGATGAGATCACCATTCCAATTAAGGCAGTTCATAGGCTAGAGGCAATTACAGATATGAAAATCTTAGAAATATCTTACGGATTATTTCAGGAATCAGACATTAAACGACTAGAAGACGATTATGTAAGATAG